A portion of the Sulfuricurvum kujiense DSM 16994 genome contains these proteins:
- a CDS encoding N-acetyltransferase has product MNITYKKPTLLDIPAMQQLVAPEIESGVILPRSNDEIATNIRSYFLALDGEKLVGFVALHIHSPALAELRSMIIDTAYRGRNIGTTLVENACEEGRRLGLKEVLALTYQQRFFERLGFVEIPKESIPEHKIWADCIKCKHFPVCNEVSLIKTL; this is encoded by the coding sequence ATGAATATCACCTATAAAAAACCAACATTGCTTGATATTCCCGCCATGCAGCAGCTGGTTGCTCCTGAAATCGAAAGCGGGGTTATTTTGCCACGCAGCAATGATGAAATCGCTACCAATATCCGATCGTATTTTTTGGCACTGGACGGTGAAAAGCTGGTAGGATTCGTAGCTTTGCATATACACTCTCCGGCATTGGCGGAACTGCGATCGATGATTATAGACACGGCGTACCGCGGTCGTAATATCGGTACTACCTTGGTTGAAAATGCGTGCGAAGAGGGGCGCCGTTTAGGTCTTAAAGAGGTTCTGGCTCTAACGTATCAGCAACGTTTTTTTGAAAGATTGGGGTTTGTCGAAATTCCCAAAGAGTCAATCCCGGAACACAAAATCTGGGCTGATTGTATTAAATGTAAACACTTTCCGGTATGCAACGAAGTTTCTCTTATCAAAACGTTATAA
- the yihA gene encoding ribosome biogenesis GTP-binding protein YihA/YsxC — MIEIIDSSFVTSAPNIRLTPENEYQNEVAFMARSNTGKSSLLNTLTKRKSLAKVSATPGKTRLINYFDVVFADRETNERLSAKFVDLPGFGYAKVAKSLKTDWESNLTGFIAERKQIRIFVHLIDCRHPDLEIDRSVDAYLHEICSPDQVIVTIFTKIDKLNQKELSELKKRFPGAIMVSNTKRRGVDAIVEHLYRLLKSDEQ; from the coding sequence ATGATAGAGATTATTGATTCTTCTTTTGTAACGTCGGCACCGAATATCCGGTTGACGCCGGAGAATGAGTACCAAAACGAAGTCGCTTTTATGGCCAGGTCCAATACCGGGAAAAGTTCGTTGCTCAATACGTTGACCAAACGCAAATCACTCGCAAAGGTTTCGGCGACGCCGGGGAAAACGCGATTGATCAACTATTTTGACGTAGTGTTCGCCGATCGGGAGACCAATGAGCGCCTCAGTGCAAAATTTGTCGACTTGCCGGGTTTCGGATACGCTAAGGTAGCCAAATCGCTCAAAACCGATTGGGAGAGCAATCTTACAGGTTTTATCGCCGAACGCAAGCAGATCCGTATTTTTGTCCATCTTATCGATTGCCGTCATCCCGATTTGGAAATCGACCGTTCGGTAGACGCGTATTTGCATGAAATTTGTTCTCCGGATCAGGTTATCGTGACTATTTTTACCAAAATCGACAAGCTGAACCAAAAAGAGCTTTCTGAACTTAAAAAAAGGTTTCCCGGAGCCATTATGGTTTCGAATACAAAACGCCGCGGTGTCGATGCGATCGTCGAGCACCTTTACCGTCTGCTGAAAAGTGACGAGCAATGA
- the lptA gene encoding lipopolysaccharide transport periplasmic protein LptA has translation MIPKLLFIVPLFFALSWGEELKVVSDNFKGDQQKGISVFTGDVKLTKGSDELNASKVTIFTDKDKKPVKYVAEGDVSFYIVTEMKERYKGKSQVAIYFPNENEYHFSKKVDLIRIDDYRRVKGDKVIVNTVYGQASAESANNEPVVMTFTLQEKKSKAKSSTK, from the coding sequence ATGATACCAAAACTGCTATTTATAGTTCCTCTCTTTTTCGCACTCTCATGGGGTGAAGAGCTTAAGGTTGTTTCTGACAATTTCAAAGGGGACCAACAAAAAGGGATTTCCGTATTTACCGGTGATGTGAAATTGACCAAAGGATCGGATGAATTGAACGCATCTAAAGTGACGATTTTCACGGACAAAGACAAAAAGCCGGTTAAATATGTTGCGGAAGGCGATGTCTCTTTTTACATCGTGACGGAAATGAAAGAGAGATACAAAGGAAAATCCCAAGTCGCAATCTATTTTCCGAATGAGAATGAATACCATTTTTCTAAAAAAGTCGATTTGATCCGAATTGATGATTACCGGCGTGTTAAAGGGGATAAAGTCATCGTTAACACGGTCTACGGACAAGCTTCTGCCGAGAGTGCCAATAATGAGCCGGTCGTTATGACGTTCACCCTTCAAGAGAAAAAATCAAAAGCCAAAAGTTCGACTAAATGA
- the lptC gene encoding LPS export ABC transporter periplasmic protein LptC, whose amino-acid sequence MSINLFFVFLLGLLIGMYSYFTPDYKALQDNRNIPKIELSDFTLYEISHKRIEHVLEGKEGKKFDNYYVITSAKFGDNTKNLFQTIRSDNADYRNDIIKVDGNVHYAREDGLEFRSNEGIYNTEESLIQTKGPFVITQNANRIDGTALNYNTEEDTVSANKIRGSYQIK is encoded by the coding sequence ATGTCGATCAATCTGTTTTTTGTTTTTTTGTTGGGCCTGCTGATAGGGATGTACAGCTATTTTACCCCCGATTATAAAGCTTTGCAAGACAACCGTAATATCCCGAAAATTGAGTTAAGCGATTTTACCTTATATGAAATTTCCCATAAAAGGATTGAACATGTCCTGGAAGGGAAAGAGGGGAAAAAGTTTGACAACTATTATGTGATAACATCAGCAAAATTTGGCGATAATACGAAAAATCTATTTCAAACCATACGCTCTGATAACGCCGATTATCGAAATGACATTATCAAAGTTGACGGGAATGTCCATTATGCCCGCGAAGACGGGCTTGAATTTCGATCAAATGAGGGTATTTATAATACCGAAGAGTCTTTGATTCAGACAAAAGGTCCGTTTGTAATTACACAGAATGCGAATCGTATCGACGGTACGGCATTGAATTACAACACAGAAGAAGATACCGTATCCGCGAACAAAATCCGCGGCAGTTACCAAATAAAATAG
- a CDS encoding KdsC family phosphatase translates to MIKLLILDVDGCMSDGKIIYTADGLELKNFNVKDGFAIKAWVKMGHRAAIITGRDSSIVEHRAKELDIAHLYQGVKDKRSVAMNMCSELGIEPHEVAVIGDDLNDYNLMQWAGLAYTPRDGSDYLKTFAEVLDRCGGDACVREMIEKVIRRNGEEEKFLALWI, encoded by the coding sequence ATGATCAAATTGTTGATTCTGGATGTCGACGGTTGTATGAGTGACGGCAAGATAATCTATACTGCCGATGGTCTGGAACTAAAAAATTTCAATGTAAAAGACGGTTTTGCGATCAAGGCATGGGTAAAGATGGGGCATCGTGCCGCAATCATTACCGGACGAGATTCAAGCATCGTTGAACATCGAGCAAAAGAGCTTGATATAGCCCATTTGTATCAGGGGGTCAAGGATAAACGTTCCGTCGCAATGAACATGTGTTCAGAGCTCGGCATCGAGCCGCATGAAGTAGCGGTGATCGGTGACGATTTGAACGACTATAATCTAATGCAATGGGCGGGGTTGGCTTATACTCCGAGAGACGGTTCTGATTATCTCAAGACATTTGCCGAAGTGCTGGACCGCTGCGGAGGCGATGCTTGCGTCCGGGAAATGATCGAAAAAGTGATCCGTCGCAACGGCGAAGAAGAAAAATTTTTGGCGCTTTGGATTTAA
- the hisB gene encoding imidazoleglycerol-phosphate dehydratase HisB, with product MIQKKRQTKETDIDLSLRIAGEGKSTISTKVGFLDHMLESFAKHAQIDLTVTCDGDIHIDDHHSVEDIGIVLGQALREAIYPIEKVERFGSATVVMDEAAVTCDLDLSNRPFLVYDVPVSGKIGSFDTELAEEFFRAVVFNAGITAHIVMVRGKNKHHIIEAAFKSLAVALRRALAHNDRAGVPSTKGVL from the coding sequence ATGATCCAAAAAAAACGTCAAACTAAAGAAACCGATATCGACTTGTCATTAAGAATTGCCGGAGAGGGCAAAAGTACGATATCGACCAAAGTAGGTTTTTTGGATCATATGCTGGAAAGTTTTGCCAAACATGCCCAAATCGATTTAACGGTCACCTGTGACGGGGATATTCATATTGACGATCACCATAGCGTAGAAGATATCGGTATCGTTTTAGGACAAGCACTCCGTGAGGCTATTTACCCGATTGAAAAAGTGGAACGTTTCGGAAGTGCCACCGTCGTTATGGATGAAGCTGCTGTGACCTGTGATTTGGATTTGAGTAATCGGCCGTTTCTCGTTTATGATGTCCCGGTGTCGGGAAAAATCGGCAGCTTCGATACTGAACTGGCCGAAGAGTTTTTTCGTGCCGTTGTCTTTAATGCCGGAATTACGGCACATATCGTCATGGTTCGCGGTAAAAACAAGCATCATATTATCGAAGCGGCGTTTAAATCGCTCGCCGTCGCGCTTCGCCGCGCTTTGGCACATAATGACAGAGCAGGTGTCCCGAGTACCAAAGGTGTTTTATGA
- a CDS encoding septal ring lytic transglycosylase RlpA family protein, producing MKSGSYSYHPAKSSQKYPSEKLAMSSSNVFKKNGDLQATMRPYTVMGKKYYPTVVHVGDTFNGRASWYGPDFHGKSTSNGEAYDMYAMTAAHKTLPMNTVVRVTNTENNAQTIVRINDRGPFVESRIIDLSYAAADQIGLAKKGTAFVTLEVLGFEPGSMRTINMAQLSSGPQQSVLNTFYVQIGSFSRFQGAKYTKEKYASFHGYSAIIKDTEYNNKRLFRVWLSGFKSEAEARDFISRGYFQGSFIIGE from the coding sequence ATGAAAAGCGGTTCTTATTCGTACCACCCGGCCAAATCGTCTCAAAAATATCCTTCAGAAAAACTTGCAATGAGCTCATCCAATGTTTTCAAAAAAAACGGCGATCTTCAAGCCACCATGCGCCCCTATACCGTTATGGGAAAAAAGTATTATCCGACCGTTGTTCACGTCGGAGATACGTTTAACGGAAGAGCAAGCTGGTACGGACCGGATTTTCACGGTAAATCTACCTCCAACGGCGAAGCGTATGATATGTATGCTATGACGGCTGCACATAAAACACTGCCGATGAATACGGTGGTCAGAGTTACCAATACCGAAAATAACGCCCAAACGATTGTTCGGATCAATGACCGGGGGCCGTTCGTAGAGAGCCGGATTATTGATCTCTCCTATGCGGCAGCCGATCAGATCGGTCTTGCAAAAAAAGGGACGGCGTTTGTGACTTTGGAAGTACTTGGGTTTGAGCCGGGTTCTATGCGCACCATCAATATGGCTCAGCTCTCATCCGGTCCTCAACAATCGGTGCTCAATACTTTTTATGTTCAAATAGGTTCGTTCTCACGCTTTCAAGGGGCAAAATATACCAAAGAAAAATATGCCTCATTTCACGGGTACTCTGCAATTATTAAAGATACAGAGTATAATAACAAACGACTATTTCGTGTATGGCTGAGCGGATTTAAAAGTGAAGCCGAAGCTCGCGATTTCATTTCACGGGGCTACTTTCAGGGCTCTTTTATCATAGGGGAATAA
- a CDS encoding lytic transglycosylase domain-containing protein, giving the protein MKHLLASILVIPLWLLGSGFDPTDPKKIEVLSHFDIPASYLKDPYLHDMYDQKKRECTLQGFADTSENSDVFIPMLSSLIAQSDLPSEFLFVVLVESQLEGSATSSRGAAGLWQFMEGTGKLQGLQIDQFVDERRDHIKSTRAAIAYLSGLKKQFGKWYLALIAYNCGDGRLSRAIAKAGTSDIRVLTDPKRAYLPPESRKYIRKVIALSLLATDDVFISKMQYDTFANTQQESPIATVYLPEGENLDRIAAVLEMPKKKLVVLNTHLKKGITPPNEQSYPVYIPQNKLDEFRKKYRTKELKGYFVLDPAKSGETLEQLSKRYNVPKTAIMMENMIGTDDGRNLNRRVKIPINKPFLTNPRLHKAKSGETLASVAKLYNIKLEQLKLKNPFITSILYEGEEVKIGD; this is encoded by the coding sequence ATGAAGCATTTATTAGCATCGATACTGGTTATCCCCCTATGGCTTTTAGGGTCAGGATTTGACCCGACAGATCCTAAAAAAATAGAAGTTCTTAGCCACTTCGATATCCCCGCTTCCTATTTAAAAGACCCTTACCTGCACGATATGTACGATCAGAAAAAACGCGAATGTACCCTCCAAGGCTTTGCCGATACCTCTGAGAACAGCGATGTTTTTATTCCGATGCTCTCATCGCTCATAGCCCAATCGGATTTGCCGAGCGAATTTTTATTTGTGGTACTGGTTGAATCACAATTGGAAGGGAGCGCTACCTCCTCACGGGGTGCTGCAGGATTATGGCAGTTTATGGAGGGAACCGGAAAACTTCAGGGATTGCAGATTGACCAGTTTGTAGATGAGCGGCGCGATCATATCAAATCTACCCGTGCCGCTATCGCTTATCTGAGCGGCTTGAAAAAGCAGTTCGGTAAATGGTATTTGGCGCTTATCGCCTACAATTGCGGTGACGGGAGGCTCAGCCGTGCTATCGCCAAAGCCGGAACCAGCGATATCAGGGTATTAACCGATCCGAAGCGTGCCTATCTGCCGCCTGAGAGCCGAAAATATATCCGAAAAGTTATCGCTTTATCTTTGCTGGCGACGGATGACGTTTTTATATCGAAGATGCAATATGACACGTTTGCCAACACTCAGCAGGAGAGCCCGATCGCTACGGTCTATCTTCCGGAGGGGGAAAACCTCGATCGGATCGCAGCGGTGCTGGAGATGCCAAAAAAGAAACTGGTGGTACTGAATACCCATCTGAAAAAAGGGATTACACCGCCGAACGAGCAATCCTATCCCGTTTACATACCGCAAAATAAACTGGATGAATTTCGTAAAAAATACCGTACAAAAGAGCTAAAAGGGTATTTCGTTCTGGACCCTGCAAAATCAGGAGAGACACTGGAACAGCTCTCAAAACGGTACAACGTTCCTAAAACAGCCATTATGATGGAAAATATGATCGGAACCGATGACGGACGAAATCTTAACCGCCGTGTCAAAATACCGATCAATAAGCCGTTCTTGACAAATCCACGGCTTCACAAAGCAAAATCGGGTGAAACCCTCGCTTCAGTCGCAAAATTGTATAATATAAAACTTGAACAGTTAAAATTAAAAAACCCGTTTATTACAAGTATACTGTATGAGGGAGAGGAAGTAAAAATAGGTGATTAG
- a CDS encoding TatD family hydrolase, with protein sequence MIIDTHVHLDDERYREDFDAMMARAREAGVEAFIIPGAHPGTLERAVEICENYNDVYFAIGVHPYDMEHIESVDFEEYAAHPKCVAIGECGLDYFRLEGSDEEKHAEKSRQDEVFRFHIRFAKKVKKPLIVHIRDASHDAKMILLEEGAGEVGGVLHCYNADDELLSLSKEGFYFGIGGVLTFQNAKKLVNVLPRIPQEKLLIETDGPYLTPHPHRGSRNEPSYTRLVADKMGDLLGLSRETIESLTTRNAKTLFGIG encoded by the coding sequence ATGATTATAGATACCCATGTCCATTTGGATGATGAACGCTACAGAGAGGATTTCGATGCTATGATGGCACGTGCCCGCGAAGCGGGAGTGGAAGCGTTTATTATCCCCGGAGCACATCCGGGAACCTTGGAAAGAGCCGTAGAGATTTGCGAAAACTATAACGATGTCTATTTTGCGATAGGCGTTCACCCTTATGATATGGAGCATATCGAATCGGTTGATTTTGAAGAATATGCGGCCCACCCGAAATGTGTGGCGATCGGAGAATGCGGTTTGGATTATTTCAGACTTGAAGGCTCCGATGAAGAGAAACATGCGGAAAAGAGTCGGCAAGATGAAGTATTCCGTTTTCATATCCGATTTGCCAAAAAGGTCAAAAAGCCTCTCATCGTCCACATACGCGATGCCAGCCATGATGCCAAAATGATATTGCTGGAAGAGGGGGCAGGGGAAGTCGGCGGAGTGCTCCACTGCTATAACGCAGATGATGAGCTTTTGTCTCTTTCCAAAGAGGGGTTTTATTTCGGCATCGGCGGAGTCCTTACGTTTCAAAATGCCAAAAAGCTGGTCAATGTTCTTCCCCGCATCCCTCAGGAAAAACTGCTGATTGAAACGGACGGTCCCTACCTTACCCCGCACCCCCACCGCGGGAGCCGGAATGAACCTTCATACACCCGTTTGGTTGCGGACAAGATGGGTGATTTACTGGGTTTAAGCAGAGAAACGATCGAATCACTGACGACACGAAACGCAAAAACTTTATTCGGCATAGGATAG